The segment ACCCTCTGGCCATTAAAAGATTTCACCAGCTTTCTGACTTCGATGGCGCTCATTTCGACTCCGAATCCTGACGATTAACATGCTGCTCCAGCCGGTTCTGCAGGGCAGATAATACCGTCGCCATCACCCAGTAGATCAGTGAGGCCGCCAGATACATGGTAAAGACTTCCAGCGTGCGCGAGGTGATCAGCTGCGCCTGACGGAACAGTTCCGGCACCTGAATGGTGGCGGCCAGCGAGGTATCCTTAACCAGGCTGATAAAACTGTTGCCGAGCGGCGGCAGCGCGGTGCGGGCGGCCTGCGGCAGAATAACCCGGCGCAGCGTCTGCCAGCGCGTCATCCCGATACTGGCCGCCGCTTCCCACTGCCCGCGCTCAATCGAGGAAATCGCGCCGCGCAGAGACTCCGACGCGTAAGCGGCCGTATTCAGGGAAAGGCCAATCATCGCAGAGGGGATCGGGTCCAGCTCAATGCCAAACTGCGGCAGACCGTAGTAGATCATAAAGAGCTGGGCGATCAGCGGCGTGCCACGGAAGATCGAGACATAGATACGCGCCAGCCAGCGAACCGGCCAGATGCGCGACAGGCGCATCAGGGCCAGAACAAAGCCCAGCAGCAGCCCGAAGAACATGCCGCCGATGCTGAGCTGTAGCGTAAAGAGCGCGCCTTTGAATAAAAAAGGTGCTGAATCCAGCACCAGTTGAAGGCTTTCCTGCATTATTTCGTCACGTCCGCGCCAAACCATTTCTGCGACAGCTTGCTCAGCGAGCCATCTTTCTGCATATCCGCAATGGCCTGATCGACCGCTTTCAGCAGGTCTTCATTGCCCTTGCGCATGGCGACGCCCGACTCCTGACGCGAGAAGGCGTCACCGGCAACGGCCATGGTATCGCCGGTCTTCTTCACCAGATCCAGCGCAGCCAGACGGTCAACCAGAATCGCATTCAGACGGCCAGAGCGCAGATCCTGATATTTGGTCGGGTCATCATCATAGGTACGGATGTCCACGCCCTTCACGTTTTCACGCAGCCACTGCTCATAGTTGGTGCCCAGACCCACACCCACCTTTTTACCCGCCAGGTCGGCCGGTTTAGTAATGGTGCTGGCATTGGCTTTCATGGTCAGCGCCTGGATACCGGAAACGGTATAAGGCGTGGAGAAGTCATACTTCTTCTTACGCTCATCGGAGATGGTGACCTGGTTGATCACCACATCGATGCGCTTCGCGTCGAGTGACGCCAGCATGCCATCCCATTTAGTCGGTTTCAGGCTCGCTTTAACACCCATATGCTGCGCCAGCTGCTCGGCAAACTCCACTTCAAAGCCGGTCAGCTTGCCCTTTTCATCCTGGAAGCTGAACGGCGGATAGGTGCCTTCCAGACCCACCAGCAGCGTGCCGCGCTCTTTGATTTTGTTCAGCAGGTTTTCTGCTGCAAAGGTTTTAACGTTAACGCCCGCAATCAGCGCCACAGCCATGACGCCCATCATCATCTGACGACCTGCACGAGAAAAGGACATATTCACCCCATTATTGACAGTATTGTGTGTGTGTTTTTTTATAAGGGCAGCACCGCGAGTCGCTGCCAGTCCAGAATGATAACGCACGGAGTATAAACTGTTTTGTTGGCTTGTCTCAGATCGAAGGATGATAAGCAAATAACGCCGGTGCACCACCCGTATGAATAAACAGCAGCGGACCTTCACGGCGGAAGCGATTCCGGCTGATGCCATCCAGCAATCCGGCCATCGCCTTGCCGGTATAGACCGGGTCCAGCATGATCCCTTCCAGTCGCGCCAGCAGCTTTACCGCCGCCATGCCTTCCTCATTCGGCTCACCATAGCGTGGCGCAAAATAGTCATCCCACAGGGTGACTGGCGCTGTCGCCTGCACTTCCAGCTTCTCAGCCAGGGCGTCACGCAACCGCTCAACCAGCGGCTGTTGCTGCGCAACCTGACGGGAAACAGTCACGCCGACCAGTTCGCTCTGTGGTAACAGATGCTCCAGGCCAACGGCCAGCCCGGCATGGGTGCCGGCACTACCTGAGGCGACAACAACGGCGGCGAAATCGACCACGCCTTCGCTCTGATGGGCAATCTCCTGTGCGCACTCCACATAGCCCAGCGCACCCAGCGCATTGGAGCCGCCAACCGGTACGATGTAAGGCCGGAAGCCCTGCGCCTCCAGCCGGGTGGCTTCCTCAGCCAGCTGCTCCACGGGATTATGCAGCGCCTCCACCATGATCACTTCAGCATCCATCAGATCCAGCAGCAGACGGTTGCCGTTGCTGAGGTAGTTTTCAGCGTCGGTGCCGATCGGATTTTCCAGCAGCGCCACGCACTTCAGACCCAGCCGGGCCGCGACGGCGGCCGTCTGACGCACATGGTTAGACTGAATCGCGCCCGCGGTCAGCAGCACATCGGCGCCTTCGCGCAGCGCATCCGCAGCCAGGAACTCCAGTTTACGCAGTTTGTTGCCGCCCATCGCTACCGGGGTAAAGTCATCACGTTTAATGAAAATATCGCGCCCCAGATAATCAGACAGACGTGGCAGATGCTCCAGCGGCGTCGGTGCGCCCAGCAGTTCAAGACGGGGAAACTGGTGTAACAGGTGTAAAGACAAAGCGGCCTCCGTATGGGCACGGGAATGATCTCTACAGTGTTACAGAAGATGAAGAAAGGATCACCCTGATTCAGGTGTCAGCAGAGGCGGTAACGAAAAGGCCGTGATAAAACAGGGGGCAGTAAAACCGCAGGCGGCGCCGTGCTCCCCCTTCCCCGTTACCCGGCGCGCGGGCAACAGGGCAATGTGCCACAGGCACAAGGGGGAGCAATCGGTGCAGAACAGGATTAACCCTGCTGCCAGCCTAAGAATTGATCGTACTTGCGCAGCGCAATGCGGTAATTGTTATTACCGGCATCGGGCAGATCGCTTTCCAGACACTGATGCCAGCTGTTTCCCTGCAGCCTGTCGGCCGGGAAATTTTTGGCTTTCAGCATCTCATCCAGCCGACGCAGCCGCACCACATATTCGCGAATCGTGCTGGGGCTCATCTCTGTCTGCTCAAACAGATACTGTTTAAACGACATAATGTCGAAATAATTAGGATGCGTATTGCAAAAAATATCACTGCAAAAACGACAAAGCGCGGTCAGCTCGGGCTGAAGTTTCAGCCACAGCTGCTCATCAATCATCTGGTCCATTCGCGCGATGGCCTCTTTATTGATGATCTGGCCACGAAAAACGAGCGCCATTCGATCTAATACCTTGCCACAGTGTGAACAATTGCTCTGGCTGTGTTTATAGTCTTTAAGATAACGACTTAACGGTCTGGCCTTGGTTTTGGCTCCCATTACTGAGTCCCCGGTTTCTTATAATTTGAATCGCCAGGAACTGATACTGCTAGCGCGCTCCCGTAAGTCGGGCACGCAGGCGTTTAATCGCCTGACTGTGCAGCTGGCTGACACGGGATTCCCCCACATCAAGCACCGCGCCAATCTCTTTCAGGTTCAGTTCTTCCTGGTAGTACAGTGTCAGCACCATCTTTTCACGATCGGGTAACGCTTCGATCGCTTCAATGACGCGCTCACGCAGACTCCCTTCCAGTAGCTGATGAAGCGGATTGGCCTCTTCATGGCCTTCCGTCACCAGTTCCGCACTGTCGCCGTGCTCTTCCCGATACTCGTCGTAGGAGAAGAGTTGACTATTGTTGGTGTCCAGCAGGATCTGCCGGTACTCCTCCATAGAGACATTCAGCTGCTGTGCCACTTCCTGCTCGGAAGCAGAACGCCCCAGCGCCTGCTCCACTTTATGCATTGCTCCGGCCACTTCACGCGCGTTACGACGAACGCTGCGCGGAGCCCAGTCCCGACTGCGAAGCTCGTCGAGCATTGCGCCACGAATGCGCTGCACGGCGTAGGTGGTAAAGGCTGTGCCCTGTAGCGCATCGTAGCGCTCCACAGCGTTTAACAACCCTATCCCTCCGGCCTGCAGCAGGTCGTCAAGCTCCACGCTGGCTGGCAGGCGAACCTGCAAACGCAACGCTTCATGGCGCACCAGCGGCACGTAGCGCTGCCAGAGCGAATGTTTGTCCATCACGCCTTCGGCGGTATAGAAATCGTTCACGTTGACTACCCTGCGTTAATGAAGTTATCGGCATGATTATCCAATTCTGTAGCGTTTTCGATTGGATGAATAGGCGGGGTAAAACGAGGCTATTTCATTTTTGTTGCATCAGAGCGCAGATCCCTCTGCACTCATCAGTCGGGATTAACGACGGGCTCGCAGCCGTTGCCGCGTGGCGGGCGGCACGGCTGACCACAGGCTACAGACACGTCCATCCAGCTCCTGATACCAGGGCGCAATATGCTGCCGCGCCTCCTCACCAGGGTGCACATGAATCTCGCCCGACTCACCATCAATGCTAATCAATCGGTTAATAAACAGTCGCTGCAAATCGCTGCGCAGAAACAGGCCGTTGTCGATGCTGTTGTCGGCCAGCAGACCATCCTCCCCCTCTCGCGTATCGATGTGGCAGGCTTCCACCCACGGCCAGTTGTGTCGCTCAGTCAGCTCGGTGCCGGTCATAACGCAGGCCCCGTAGCGCGCTTTGACGCCAGCGCTGAATTCGGCCTGGCTGGCGCGTTGCAGCACCCGCGCTTTGACCCGGCGCCCGACCTCCGTTCCCGGCATTACCGCCGCAGGCACTTTGAGCTGAGGGGTACTCAGCACCACAATGAACTGAATGCGTCGGGACTGCGGAAAACAGGGATTTGCCTGCGGATTAAAGAGCTGCCAGTACGCCTCATCGTCGTCCTGGTGCATCAGTACCAGCTTATAACCGCGGCTGCTGAGCAGGTTCTGCGCCGTGGCCGATTGCGGATCGATCATCGCAAAGACCTGACTGCTGCCCATCACCTTCCACAGGTTGTCGCGCCTCTCGTTTTCGCTGCGACGGAAATAGAGAAACGAGAGATTCTGTTTCAGGTAGTGCTCAAAGCGGCGCAGGTAATTTTTACGCTCGTTGTCACTGGAGATAAACAGCAGATCCTCCAGCGGGCTGTTGCTCTCCTCCTGGGCGAAGACCGCACGAATTTTCAGGGTGCGCAGGCCGGTTGAGGGACTCAATAAGGCGCGCGCCGTCAGCTCTTTGTCATCAGGGTATTGCAGAGCATAGCGCCGGGCGATCTCCTCGAAGGTCAGCCGCTCGCCCGGCAACAGATCATAATTGAAGCGCATAGACACTCCACAAAGTTAAAATCAAAATGATGTTGTTCTGTGAAGAGTTATCGGCAGGCCAGGGGGGAACTGTAACGGGAGGGGGAGATTAGGGGGAATAAGTGATAGTAAGGCTGAATCCGGCTGTTTCACGGATCGCAGAGCGGTTGCCTGACTATTCTGTATGATTGCCTGGCGTAACGGCTTTGAAAAGGCCGTTACGCCAGCAGCACGCTTGGGGGTATCAACAGACGCGGCATCCAGAGCAGGAAATAGAGTCGCTGCCCCCCCTTTTGAAGCGGACAGACCGGACTATTTCAGCAGGTAAATCAGCGACAGATCGTCATTGACTTTGACCTTGTTAATCTCTGCCAGAAATGCAACCACCGACTGTGGTGTGTGTTTGGTAATAGAATGGTAGCTATAAATAATATTGATAATATCTTCCTCATCCAGCTTGCCGACCAACTCAACATTGGCCGCTATTAATGACTTAATCATGAACCATTCTGTAGTCAGGAGATATAGACTTAGCAACGGGCTGCGGGACTCATCATTCGGAAAGAAATCATCATAAATACGATACTGAATATAGTTATTCATTATCCACGGGCGTTCCGCAAACCAGGGCATGACCTTATTCTGCCAGACCTCATCAAGCCTGATCATCGACTGACTGATATCACCGGCTTTAGCCCCTTCCGCCTGAATATAGATGAGCTTATTAACGTAGTGGTTGAGGGTAGAAAAGGCACGTTTATCTTTCCTGGTACCTAACCATGCTTGCATCCGTAAAAGTAATGACCATTGAAGATGATAGTCAGGGCGGATACTGGCCAGCTGCTCTCTGATTACGCCCTGTGCCAGGTTGTTAAGCACGTCTGAAAAGTTATTTTCAATTTGTGTCAGCCAATCCTTACTCGGATTTATTCTTTCAGCGCCCAGTAAAAAAGTGACCAGCGCGTAAAAAGCTTCATCCAGTTTCTCACCACTACCTTTAACCAGATTAAGACACATAAGACTCATCAACTTTTTTTGCTGATCGAGGTCGCTGGCCTTGTTAGCTTTAGCCTGTGGTCTGAGTACCTGTGCAAAAAGCATTGCATCCGGTGCTCCTAATAACTGGCTGGTTGCTTCCGGACACGAGAGTGTAAGGTTTTTTTGCTGCTCAGTTTTAAACACCCTTGACTTCCTGGGATAGGTGGCACATGTGTTGCTAAGAGCGGATGCGCCCAGCGTGGCGTGTACTTTACACAGGCGAGCTTCATCCATAAAGCCACAGTTGCCCGCTGCGTTAAGCTTCATTACCCCCCAGTTAGAATAACTTTTTCGGGTGACATCAATATTATCAGCGGCCAGGTTTTTTATCTCAATAATAGAGGATCTTAAATAGCGATTGACCGTAGGTTTATCGAGATTGACATCCCAGCCCTGGCAACAGTGATCACGACACTTACTGCCAATGCATTTAAAGGCACTGACAAAAAGCGGTTCGACGATAGCAATATTTTTCATTATTTACCTGCCTGCAAGCCATATACAAGAATGTAATTAATGACCAATATAAACGAATGAGGAGTGGTTGATTGACAGAGAAACAAGGTAAAAAGGGGCTAATCATACGCATAAAAAACCCCGCCGGAGCGGGGTTTTGGATGAAACCAGAAGGTGATTAGCCCTGCAGCAGAGACAGAACCTGCTGTGGAACCTGGTTCGCTTTCGCCAACACTGAGTTACCCGCCTGCTGTACGATCTGCGCTTTAGACATGTTCGAAACTTCAGTTGCGTAATCGGCATCCTGAATACGAGACTGTGCTGCAGACAGGTTAGTGGTGGTGTTGTTCAGGTTAGTTACCGCTGAGTTCAGACGGTTCTGCACGGCACCCAAGCTTGAACGGAAGGTATCGACAGATGCGATAGCTTTGTCCAGCAGAGCCAGTGGATCAGCAGACGCTGCGCCAGCAAACTGAGCCGTTGGAGTTGCAGTAGACAGCTCAACGGTGATTTTATTGTCAGTACCCGTCTTGGTGTTGTCATCATCCAGAGCAGTAGTTACGGTTGTTGCGTAGTTTTTACCCTGGAAGGTGACATAACCCTGCGCTGCGCCAGAGGAGTCTGTACCTACTTTAATCAGGTTATCTTTCTGCGTTGCTGCAGCGGTTAAGCCGTTGTCGGTATCAGTGTATTCAACGTCAGCTTTGTTCAGTGTAACTTTACCAGAGGCGTGGTCGATAGACGCTGAGTAGAAATCACTACCGCTCTGTACCACGAAATCCTTCGAAGCAGTACCATCTGCTTTCAGGGTGTTGTGCAGGCTCAGGCTTGATGCATCAACAGTTTTACCTGTTGAGGTGCTCAGAGAAGCTGCAGCAGTTTTCAGGTCAACTGCAACCGGTGCCGTACCGGCAGCGCCTGTGATCTGCGTGATGGAATCGCTGACTTTCAGTGCATTACCTGCTACTGAGAAGCCGGCCAGTCCTAGGGTAGAAGAGTCGATTTTCTTCAGATCGATATCGATGGTCTGGCCATCGTTAGCGCCAACCTGGATAGACATTTTGCCGTCTTTCGCCAGCACGTTCACGCCGTTGAACTGAGTCTGACCTGATACGCGGTCGATTTCGCTCAGACGGGATTTGATTTCGTCCTGGATTGAAGTTTTATCAGAATCGGAGTTAGTTCCGTTCTGCGCCTGTACGGTCAGCTCACGAACACGCTGTAAGTTGTTGTTGATTTCTGACAGTGCGCCTTCAGTGGTCTGCGCAGCAGAGATACCGTCGTTGGCGTTACGGGCAGCCTGAGTCAGACCCTTGATGTTAGAGGTGAAACGGTTGGCAATCGCCTGACCCGCAGCGTCATCTTTCGCGCTGTTGATACGTAAACCAGAAGACAGACGCTCCATAGAGGTAGACAGAGCTGACTGGTTCTTGTTGATGTTGTTCTGAGTGATCAGCGAGAGGCTGTTGGTATTAATGACTTGGGCCATGATAAATTTTCCTGTTAATCAAGTCTTTCGGTTAAGGTGTGGGCTTCAACCCGCCGGCTTCAGCGCCGTCAAGGTTGTTATCGTCTGCCGTCAAACAACCTTTAGAATTTTTTTAGTACCAGGCGAACTTTTCTGCTTCTGCCTGTCACGTTGTAAGTTATCGCCACCGGTTCCGACTTCTTTAGACTTAATTCATTAATTTTCTAGCCGCTGAATTACCCTTCTCTATAGTGCTTATTTATCCCATTACCCTAAGGCAAATAGCTTTAAACTTTCCTTAATCAAGGCCGATAACTCCGGTATCAATTTCCCTGTCGACCTTATAAAGGAATAAACATGGCTAGTTTTAGCAACCTCGGTGTCGGTTCCGGCCTGCCGCTCAGTACGATGCTTGATAATCTGCAGACTGCGGAAAAAGCGGCGCTGAAACCCATCTCAACGCAACAGACAGCTTATACCGCCAAGCTGAGTGCCTATGCCACCCTGAAAAGCTCGCTGACGACGTTCCAGACCGCAAACACTAAACTCAACAGTGCCGATCTGTTTACCGCCACGACGGCGGCCAGCAGTTCGACCGCGTTCAGTGCTACTACCTCAGGCAGCACCGTAGCCGGTAAATATTCGATCAACGTAACGCAGCTGGCGCAGGCGCAGGTTCTGACCTCGGCGGTACAGAGCAGCAACACCGACGCGCTGGGCGACAGCTCCGCGACCAGCCGTAGCATCGCTATTACCCTGAAAGATGGCACCAGCAAAAGCGTCACGCTGAGTAACGACCAGACGTCGCTGACCGGCATGCGCGATGCAATTAACGGCGCAAATGCTGGCGTGACCGCCACGATTATCAAAGTCTCGGATGGCAGCTTCCGCCTCTCAATGAGTGCCAACAAGACCGGCAGCGACAATGCAGTCGCTTCTGTTGCCGTCACTGGCGACAGTACCCTGCAGGGGATCGTCGGTTTTGACGCCAGCGCCAGCAGCAATCCCATGACGCAGAGTGTCGCGGCGCAGAACGCTAAACTGACCGTGAACAATGTGGCCATTGAGAACAGCAGCAACCAGATCAGCGACGCGCTGGAAGGCATTACGCTGAATCTGACTGCGCAGACGGTGGGCGATCAGACACTGACGATCACCAAAGATACCTCAAAAGCGTCCAGCGCCATCAGCAATTGGGTGGATGCTTATAATACCCTTCTGGATCAGTTTAATACGCTGACCAAGTACACCAAGGTCGATACCAATACGGGGTCTCAGGACAGCAGCAACGGTGCACTGCTCGGTGACAGCACGCTCCGGACTATTCAGACCCAGCTGAAAAGTATGCTGACCAATGCGCAGAGCACATCAGCTTACAAATCGCTGGGGCAGATCGGTATCACCACTGACCCTACCACCGGTTCACTAAAGATTGATGCGACTAAAGTCAGTGCCGCCCTGGATAAAGATGCGGCGGGCGTGAAAGAGATGATTGTGGGTGACGGCAAAACCGGCATCACCGCAAAAATGGACACCAAACTGACCGAATGGCTCTCATCAAAAGGGATCGTTCAGTCTGCCACCGATGGTGTCAGTAAAACCCTGAATAACTTAACGGCGCTTTATAACACCACCAATGATCGCATCGATGCGGATATCGCCCGTTATAAAACACAGTTTACCCAGCTGGATATGGCAATCAGTAAACTCAACTCGACCAGCACCTATCTGACGCAGCAGTTCGACACGTCCGATTCGTCTAAAAAATAAAAGGAGTGACCATGTACACCGCTACAGGCACCCAGGCCTATGCAAAAATTGGCGTCGAAAGCGCCGTCATGAGCGCCAGCCAGCAGCAGCTGGTGGTCATGCTGTTCGATGGCGCACTGAGCGCATTAATCCGCGCACGCCTGTTTATGCAGGATGGCAATATTGAAGGCAAAGGCAAATCCATCTCCAAAGCCATCAATATTATCGAAGCGGGCCTGAAAGAGGGTCTGGCTGAAAACCGTGGTGATGAACTGGCAGATAACCTGCTGGATCTTTACAACTACATGACGCGTCGCCTGTTAGAGGCCAACCTGCACAATGATGTTGCCGCGATTGAGGAGGTCGAAGGCCTCCTCCGCAACATCGCAGACGCGTGGAAAGAAGTGGTTCAACCTAACCCTATTCAGGACGCCGTTTAATGACAACTGCACCGCATCTGATTGCCGTTTACCAACAGTTACTCGACCTCAGCCAGGGGATGCTGCATCATGCGGTACAGGGCGAATGGGATGAATTAATCAGCAGGGAGACGGAGTATGTCAGCGCGGTGCAGAATTTAGCGCACTCGACAGAGGCGGTATCGCCCTCCTCGCAGACGCAGGAGCAGTTGCGCCCGGTACTGCGTCGTATTCTGGATAATGAAAGCGAAGTCAAACGCCTGCTGCAGGCGCGAATGGATGAGCTGGCCTCGTTAGTGAGCCAGAACAGCCGCCAGAAATCGGTACTCTCCGCCTATGGCAAGCAGGGCGGCGTCGTTATGGTGCCGCGCGAAACCCTCTCCTGATCCCCTGCTTTTCACGCCGCCAGATTTATTTTTCTGCGCGGCGTCTCTTTTCTGCCGCTTACTCCATACTTAATTTTCATCATCCCCTGGAGTGTGGTAAATGCAAAACCCGACGTTATTACAGTTTTTCCATTGGTATTACCCGGATGGCAGCAAACTGTGGCCTGAAGTCGCCGAACGTGCAGCCTGGCTCAGTGAAATTGGCATTACGATGGCGTGGCTCCCTCCGAGCTACAAAGGGGATTCAGGAGGTTATTCTGTCGGTTACGACACCTATGATCTCTTTGACCTGGGTGAATTTGATCAGAAAGGCGGCGTTGCCACCAAATATGGTGATAAAAAGCAGTTACTGGCGGCAACAGAGGCGCTGCGCAGCCACAACGTTGGAGTGCTGCTCGATGTCGTGCTGAACCACAAAATGGGTGCCGATGAGAAAGAGGCAATCAGCGTCAACCGCGTCAATCCGGACAACCGTGATGAAATCTATGACGAAGTCGTGGAGTGTGAGGCCTGGACCAAATTCACCTTTCCGGCGCGTGAAGGAAAATATTCGAAATTCGTCTGGGATCACAAATGCTTCAGCGGCGTAGACCACATCGAAAATCCGGACGAAAACGGCGTCTTCAAAGTCATCAACGACTACACCGCCGAAGGCTGGAACGATCAGGTCGATAACGAGCTGGGCAACTTCGACTATCTGATGGGCGCCAATATCGATTTCCGGAATAACGCGGTCCGGGAAGAGCTGAAATACTGGGCGCGCTGGGTGATGGAACAGGTGCCCTGCACCGGCTTCCGCCTGGATGCAGTCAAACATATTCCCGCCTGGTTCTATAAAGAGTGGATCGACCATATCCAGGAAGCCGCTCAGGACCCGATGTTCATCGTGGCGGAATACTGGTCGTTTGAAACCGAAAAACTGCAGGAGTATGTGCATCAGGTGGAGGGCAAAACGATGCTGTTTGATGCTCCCCTGCACATGAACTTCCATCAGGCCTCTACGGCCGGCAGCGCCTACGACATGAGCCAGATCTTCGCAAACTCCCTGGTCGTGGCCGACCCGTGGCACGCGGTGACCATCGTAGCCAACCACGATACGCAGCCGCTGCAGTCACTGGAAGCGCCGGTGGAAGCCTGGTTTAAACCGCTGGCCTATGCGCTGATTCTGCTGCGCGAACAGGGCGTGCCGACCATCTTCTATCCGGATCTGTTCGGAGCGACCTATGAAGATGAAGGCGGCGACG is part of the Pantoea sp. Ep11b genome and harbors:
- the tcyJ gene encoding cystine ABC transporter substrate-binding protein, with translation MSFSRAGRQMMMGVMAVALIAGVNVKTFAAENLLNKIKERGTLLVGLEGTYPPFSFQDEKGKLTGFEVEFAEQLAQHMGVKASLKPTKWDGMLASLDAKRIDVVINQVTISDERKKKYDFSTPYTVSGIQALTMKANASTITKPADLAGKKVGVGLGTNYEQWLRENVKGVDIRTYDDDPTKYQDLRSGRLNAILVDRLAALDLVKKTGDTMAVAGDAFSRQESGVAMRKGNEDLLKAVDQAIADMQKDGSLSKLSQKWFGADVTK
- the fliB gene encoding flagellin lysine-N-methylase, producing MKNIAIVEPLFVSAFKCIGSKCRDHCCQGWDVNLDKPTVNRYLRSSIIEIKNLAADNIDVTRKSYSNWGVMKLNAAGNCGFMDEARLCKVHATLGASALSNTCATYPRKSRVFKTEQQKNLTLSCPEATSQLLGAPDAMLFAQVLRPQAKANKASDLDQQKKLMSLMCLNLVKGSGEKLDEAFYALVTFLLGAERINPSKDWLTQIENNFSDVLNNLAQGVIREQLASIRPDYHLQWSLLLRMQAWLGTRKDKRAFSTLNHYVNKLIYIQAEGAKAGDISQSMIRLDEVWQNKVMPWFAERPWIMNNYIQYRIYDDFFPNDESRSPLLSLYLLTTEWFMIKSLIAANVELVGKLDEEDIINIIYSYHSITKHTPQSVVAFLAEINKVKVNDDLSLIYLLK
- a CDS encoding HNH endonuclease signature motif containing protein, which encodes MRFNYDLLPGERLTFEEIARRYALQYPDDKELTARALLSPSTGLRTLKIRAVFAQEESNSPLEDLLFISSDNERKNYLRRFEHYLKQNLSFLYFRRSENERRDNLWKVMGSSQVFAMIDPQSATAQNLLSSRGYKLVLMHQDDDEAYWQLFNPQANPCFPQSRRIQFIVVLSTPQLKVPAAVMPGTEVGRRVKARVLQRASQAEFSAGVKARYGACVMTGTELTERHNWPWVEACHIDTREGEDGLLADNSIDNGLFLRSDLQRLFINRLISIDGESGEIHVHPGEEARQHIAPWYQELDGRVCSLWSAVPPATRQRLRARR
- a CDS encoding D-cysteine desulfhydrase, which produces MSLHLLHQFPRLELLGAPTPLEHLPRLSDYLGRDIFIKRDDFTPVAMGGNKLRKLEFLAADALREGADVLLTAGAIQSNHVRQTAAVAARLGLKCVALLENPIGTDAENYLSNGNRLLLDLMDAEVIMVEALHNPVEQLAEEATRLEAQGFRPYIVPVGGSNALGALGYVECAQEIAHQSEGVVDFAAVVVASGSAGTHAGLAVGLEHLLPQSELVGVTVSRQVAQQQPLVERLRDALAEKLEVQATAPVTLWDDYFAPRYGEPNEEGMAAVKLLARLEGIMLDPVYTGKAMAGLLDGISRNRFRREGPLLFIHTGGAPALFAYHPSI
- the fliZ gene encoding flagella biosynthesis regulatory protein FliZ, translating into MGAKTKARPLSRYLKDYKHSQSNCSHCGKVLDRMALVFRGQIINKEAIARMDQMIDEQLWLKLQPELTALCRFCSDIFCNTHPNYFDIMSFKQYLFEQTEMSPSTIREYVVRLRRLDEMLKAKNFPADRLQGNSWHQCLESDLPDAGNNNYRIALRKYDQFLGWQQG
- a CDS encoding FliC/FljB family flagellin, which gives rise to MAQVINTNSLSLITQNNINKNQSALSTSMERLSSGLRINSAKDDAAGQAIANRFTSNIKGLTQAARNANDGISAAQTTEGALSEINNNLQRVRELTVQAQNGTNSDSDKTSIQDEIKSRLSEIDRVSGQTQFNGVNVLAKDGKMSIQVGANDGQTIDIDLKKIDSSTLGLAGFSVAGNALKVSDSITQITGAAGTAPVAVDLKTAAASLSTSTGKTVDASSLSLHNTLKADGTASKDFVVQSGSDFYSASIDHASGKVTLNKADVEYTDTDNGLTAAATQKDNLIKVGTDSSGAAQGYVTFQGKNYATTVTTALDDDNTKTGTDNKITVELSTATPTAQFAGAASADPLALLDKAIASVDTFRSSLGAVQNRLNSAVTNLNNTTTNLSAAQSRIQDADYATEVSNMSKAQIVQQAGNSVLAKANQVPQQVLSLLQG
- a CDS encoding RNA polymerase sigma factor FliA gives rise to the protein MNDFYTAEGVMDKHSLWQRYVPLVRHEALRLQVRLPASVELDDLLQAGGIGLLNAVERYDALQGTAFTTYAVQRIRGAMLDELRSRDWAPRSVRRNAREVAGAMHKVEQALGRSASEQEVAQQLNVSMEEYRQILLDTNNSQLFSYDEYREEHGDSAELVTEGHEEANPLHQLLEGSLRERVIEAIEALPDREKMVLTLYYQEELNLKEIGAVLDVGESRVSQLHSQAIKRLRARLTGAR
- the fliS gene encoding flagellar export chaperone FliS, encoding MYTATGTQAYAKIGVESAVMSASQQQLVVMLFDGALSALIRARLFMQDGNIEGKGKSISKAINIIEAGLKEGLAENRGDELADNLLDLYNYMTRRLLEANLHNDVAAIEEVEGLLRNIADAWKEVVQPNPIQDAV
- the tcyL gene encoding cystine ABC transporter permease, translated to MQESLQLVLDSAPFLFKGALFTLQLSIGGMFFGLLLGFVLALMRLSRIWPVRWLARIYVSIFRGTPLIAQLFMIYYGLPQFGIELDPIPSAMIGLSLNTAAYASESLRGAISSIERGQWEAAASIGMTRWQTLRRVILPQAARTALPPLGNSFISLVKDTSLAATIQVPELFRQAQLITSRTLEVFTMYLAASLIYWVMATVLSALQNRLEQHVNRQDSESK
- the fliD gene encoding flagellar filament capping protein FliD, translating into MASFSNLGVGSGLPLSTMLDNLQTAEKAALKPISTQQTAYTAKLSAYATLKSSLTTFQTANTKLNSADLFTATTAASSSTAFSATTSGSTVAGKYSINVTQLAQAQVLTSAVQSSNTDALGDSSATSRSIAITLKDGTSKSVTLSNDQTSLTGMRDAINGANAGVTATIIKVSDGSFRLSMSANKTGSDNAVASVAVTGDSTLQGIVGFDASASSNPMTQSVAAQNAKLTVNNVAIENSSNQISDALEGITLNLTAQTVGDQTLTITKDTSKASSAISNWVDAYNTLLDQFNTLTKYTKVDTNTGSQDSSNGALLGDSTLRTIQTQLKSMLTNAQSTSAYKSLGQIGITTDPTTGSLKIDATKVSAALDKDAAGVKEMIVGDGKTGITAKMDTKLTEWLSSKGIVQSATDGVSKTLNNLTALYNTTNDRIDADIARYKTQFTQLDMAISKLNSTSTYLTQQFDTSDSSKK
- the fliT gene encoding flagella biosynthesis regulatory protein FliT; this encodes MTTAPHLIAVYQQLLDLSQGMLHHAVQGEWDELISRETEYVSAVQNLAHSTEAVSPSSQTQEQLRPVLRRILDNESEVKRLLQARMDELASLVSQNSRQKSVLSAYGKQGGVVMVPRETLS